In the bacterium SCSIO 12741 genome, TTGCCGATTCCATTGCCAAGCATCAGAGCAAAACAGGAATTGGTGCACATAGCATCTTCTTAGGTCAGGTAAGAGCTGATGAAATAGATGGAAAAACCGTGCAGTCTATTGAGTATACCGCTTACGAGGAAATGGCTGAAAAAGAAGTACACGATATTCGGGAAAGTGCTTTCGAAAAATTCGACCTCAGTTGTATGCATATCTACCATAGTTTAGGTCAGGTGCCTGTGGGTGAAATTTGTCTCTTCGTTTTTACCTCTTCAGCTCACCGTGGCGATTGTACAGAAGCCTGCCAGTATCTGGTAGAAGAAATCAAGGCCAAGGCACCCATTTTCGGAAAGGAAATATTCGAAGATGAGAGTCACCAATGGAAGGTTAACCGCCCCTAATCGATTTACATGGTTGATATTACACATAAGAACAATACACTGAGGCAGGCCGTGGCTGAGGCTACGGTAAAAGTGAGTGATCCTGCAACCATTGCAGCCATTGAGAATAGACAAGTGCCTAAAGGAGATGTTTTTGAAATGGCCAAGGCCGCTGGGCTTTTGGCTGTGAAACGTACCTGGGAAATGTTGCCCGATTGCCATCCCTTACCCGTTGAGTATACGGGAATTCGATATGAGATTCAGGATCTTTCCATTCGGATTGAAATGGAGGTAAAAACCATTTACAAAACGGGTGTGGAAGTAGAAGCCATGCACGGAGCGTCTGTAGTAGCCTTAACCATGTATGATATGCTCAAGCCTTTGGATAAAGGAGTAGAGATTCAGAACATTCGTTTGCTTCGGAAAAAAGGAGGAAAAACGGATTACAAAAACCGATTCCAGGAAGGTGAGCTTAAGGCTGCCGTAATTGTCTGCTCGGATAGCATTTCTGCAGGGCAGAAGGAAGACAAAGCGGGGAAGGTGATTTGCCAAAAATTGGAAGCTGCGAATGTCCAGGTAGACCACTACGAGGTAATTCCTGATGAATTCGATCAAATTCAAAGCCAGGTAAATCACTGGTATGAAAAGGCAGATTTACTGATTTTTACGGGAGGCACCGGTTTGTCTCCAAGAGATAATACACCTGAAGCCGTAAAGCCTTTGTTGGATCAGGAGATTCCGGGAATTATGGAGACCGCTCGAAATTACGGGCAAAATCGAATGCCTTATTCCATGTTGTCCCGAGGAATCGCTGGTTTAAAAGGAAACTGTATGGTGCTCACTTTACCGGGTTCTACCAATGGAGCGAAGGAGTCTATGGATGCTCTTTTCCCTGCCTTGTTGCACAGTTTTCACATCATGGGAGGAGGGAAACACTAAGTTTAGGTTATAAACAATTGTTGATAACTGATGTTGATGCTTGGTTAATAAGTACTTAGCTTGTTTTTTAATCTCGGATACAAGTTTTCCTATATTTGAGTAAGCAATTCAATCAAACATCGTTCTTTGAACTACCTTCCGGCAAAAATCAGCAACCATTAAGCGCTGAAAGACAGAGAGTTTCTTCGGATACTCAACGTTGAAAAAACTTCGGTTTCAAAAAGCATTGATGGGATAGTTAGGAGCTGAAAAAATTCTAATGATGATGATGCCTGTGGTTATCCAAGAAATGAAGGTTGCAAAACCCTCATAACGAAGGTAACTAACAGAAGGACAACCGTTCCTTACGGGGATAGCAGTTTGAAGCGAACTTTTTCCGGAGTTCAAATCAATTTGCGGCCTACGGGCAGGAAGTCTGAAAGTGGAGGGGACAATCTGAAACGGTTCGCCGATTCGATTGGATCAAGGTTGAAATGTGCGTCATTTAGTCAAATAAATGTCGAAAAAAAGAGTCCGCTTCGGCGGACTTTTTTTTGTCTTAATTCTTGGCTAAGGTCACCGCTTTTTTAGAAACTGTTTTTAGAAAACGATAGGATAGTTGAAGGCTGGTAAGTAGGTAAAACTCGTCATGGTAGTATGGCTTGTTGGGTTCATAATCACCGTTGAGCAACACCTGAATGCGATCGCCCTCATAGCCCAGATAACCTGTCAACCACAGGTCTCTTGATATAGGATCGTAGAAATAATCATCCAAGCTCGCACCTCCACCAATTCCGATAAGAAAATGATCAAAAAGTCGGTTATTAAAATGCAGGGTATAATTAGAACTTCCACCTCGACTGCTGAACATTAAACTGGCTCCAGGTTTCCATTTTCCATTGAAGGTGGACGCAAAGAATCCGGTAGTAATGTACAGGTTTCGTTGTTCCAGGTAAGCTCTATGTCCTGCTGCCTGCAACTCCTTGCTTCTTTCATTGTCAAAAATCCTGGAGAGGGATGCACCAACAAAGGCGTTTTCCGTTTTCCAGTAAATTCCCAAATCCATATTGATTTCCTCCTCAATATAGTCCTGAGGATAGAAGATGTCTGAATGAGGAGAAATGAGGTGAGGTTCGTACAAGTTGAAGCCCTCTTCGTAGTAGGCATAAAACGGCCGGGCCCCAATACTAAGAATCCCATCCTTTATTTTAATCGGGAGGGTAAAGTTTAGGTAGCCCTGTTCTTTTCTGAGGTAGCTGCCATATCCTGATTTTGAGTCGTGAAGTGTTCCCGAATAGCCCATTCCTAAGGCCAACCTGGATTTGTAACTCGGAAGTTCGATAGCAAGCTGTCCCTGATTGTAATGGGAAAAATCGCTAACCGCCGTAGCGCTGATCTTAAGATCGGAGGCATTCATGGCCGCAGGATTGAAGAATTGGGGAAAGAATAAATAGCTACCCTGAGATTCTTGAACGAAGAAAGAGCCCACCCGGTTTTGTCCAATAGCGAGGAGGGAGAATAGTAGACTGATTAACAGAAGAGGAAGGTGCTTCATGGTTTGTTTTTGACATTAACTCCGTAATCTCTGTTATCGCATGTAGTTCCCGTAAAAGGTGTTTTTAACGGGTAAGCGGTACAACTTATTCATCCCACAGTTCCGCCATAGAATAGGTGTTGCCCGGTCTTTCCCAAAAACTACCATCAATAATACGGTGGTGAGCATCTAACGAATCAATCAAAACCATTTCGGCATCAGACAATTGTAAACTGGCCGCAGCGATATTCTCTCTGATTCTTACGGGATTAACCGATTTTGGTATCACAGCAGTACCTCTTTGTATGGCCCAGGCGATAAGGACTTGGGCGGGAGAACAGTCGTTTTCTGAGGCAATTTCTAATACCAGTTCGTGCTGTAGGGGCCTGGGCTCATCTGGCTTTTTCATATTTTGAGAGCGATCTCCTGAGCCAAGTGGTGAATATCCCGTGACTAAAATTTGATGTTCCCGGCAAAAGCGGAGTAGGGCGTTTTGTTGCAAGAAAGGGTGCAGCTCTACCTGGTTCATTTCTGGTACAAAATCGGAATGATCGATTAGGTGCTGCAATTTCTTTTGACTGAAATTAGAGACTCCAATGTGCTTCGCCAGTCCCTTTTCTCGAACTGCCTGCATAGCTTCCCAGGTTTCGGTAAGCGGTACTTCCTCCAGGGAATAAAAATCGGAGGCGGTTTGAGGGAAGGATACATTTTCTCGAAGGGCAACGGGCCAATGCACCAGGTATAGATCCAGGTAATCGAGTTGTAGGTCGTTTAGTGTTTTATGAAGGGCTGGTTCTACCTGATTTTGTCGGTGGGAATCATTCCAGAGTTTGGAGGTGATCCAAAGGTCCTTGCGATTAACCCATCCCGCTCGGAACAGGTAGCGTAGGGCTTCACCAATTTCTTTTTCATTTCCATAAATCGCGGCGCAATCGATATGTCGATAGCCAGCTTTAATGGCTTCAACTACCGCCGCATAAACGTCCCCAGGGTCCGATTTCCACGTACCCAGTCCTAGGGCTGGAAGGGCATTTCCGTCGCGGAAGATCATTTTTTTCATAAAAAGTTTGTGTGTTTTTGGGTTCTACTCTCGTAAAGTTAGCGGTATTCGTGGAGAAATGCAATACGGCTAATCGAAGCTTTTTTCCTCTTAAAGGAACACTTGGAGGCCATTCTACTTAGAAAGGAGAAGGGAGATTTGCCATTTACGACTTTATTGGACACACTTTGGATGGCCCTGAGATCAACCAATTTTGATTGGCTTTCCGTAGAATTTGGGTTCGGTTTGAAGGATAAATAAGTCCAACAGCGTTTTTACCCGAGCCAGCTTTTCCCGCAACATGGTTTTGGTACTTTGAGAACGGCTAACCCGACGTGCATTGTAGGCCACAGCATTCATTCCCTTGTGATGGGCAATGAAGAGGGCTCGCTCATTGTGAAAGGGCTGCGATATGATAATTATATCAGATTCACCGAACACTTTCTCACATCGTTCTACAGAATCCAAAGTTCTGAATCCGGCATAATCCAATACTATTCTGCTTTCGGGAATCCCTCTGGTCTTCAGATCATTTAAAAACGTGGAGGGCTCGTCATACGACTTCGATGAATTGTCTCCACTTACCAAAAGGTATTTGATTTTTCCGCTTCGATAGAGTTTTACAGCAGCTTCCACGCGATTTTTATAGTAGGGATTGATGTTCCCTTTGCGGGTGTATTTACCGGCACCCAGCAGCAGTCCAACCTTTTTCTTAGGAAGGTCATCGGTGGAGGAGTAGCAGTGTTTCGCTTTGCTCGAAACCCATTGATCGGCAAAATATATCGTGCTTCCTGTCCCGATGAGCAAAAGAAGGAGGGTAAGGAGGATTCTTCTAAGGCGAAATCGCTTTTTCATGGTGGTTTATAAGGCTAACGTGGATGGCTGGTTTTTCTTATAGGCCTCGTTATATCAGCTACTTAACGGGTAGCCAGAGATCCTCTTTTTTCGAAGCGGATTTGTCAATCATGCCAAGGAGGTAGATGGCAAACCCCGATTTACTCATTCCTTGTTGCATTCTTAGTTGTTCCAGTGACTTGGTCGTAGCAGGAATAATGGAGGTAAGATCCACTTTCCATCTTGATTTTTCCTGAGAAAATCGAAAATTTAACCCCGTACTTGAGCCATCCTTAAGAACCTGACCTGTGGCCTGATCGTTTTCAATATTGACCTTGCCGATGGATAGGGGAGTGACACCGCTTTCCTCGATCATGCCTTTGTTGACGGCCTCTACAAAAAAGTCATCACCTTTCATACTCAGGATTTCCTCACGATCAAAGCGCTGTCTTACGGTAAGCACGGTGATCAAGTCCATTAGGGGAAGGGTAACCAAGGAACTGCTATCCATGTTTTTAGCATGGTCCAGCATTTGAGCATAATATTCCCGGGTGTTTTTGTCTACCCATTTAATGGCCTTTTTACCATCTTTTTCCATGATGGAAGTTTTGTATCCTTCAAAAGCTTGGCGAATCTCTTCCTGCTGCTGTTCCTGAGCTTGAATGGGACCAACAATCATCCATCCGATTAGGGCAATACAAAGTGTTTTAATCATGGCAATTTGAATTCGATAGACGCAAATATGACTCAAAATCTTGAAGCAGGTTGCCTGCTTAAGAAGGATTAACTGACTTGATTTGTTAATCAAACTTAATACCAGAAGGCCTCACAGGGTGTACGTCGAAACCTGGCTCGAAAATGACGACGGCGAAAAATCGCCATCTGAACGGCCAACTGATGATTCCAGCTTGGGGATTCAAAAGCAGGTCTGCCTAAATCGTTTTGAATACTCAGTGAATAGAGTATCCGGAAGGGATGAAATCGATAACCGAGGTGGTAAAGTAGGCGGTAGTATCGTTTGTGAGAATAGGTATAGCCTAAACCCAAAGAAATTTCTTTGTCTATATAGGCCAGATTTATACTTGCCTCGTTAATGTCTTCTGGGGTATCAATTGAAGAATCGGTTGGCATTTGCTGCCATTGATAGAGTACCACGGCATTCAAATGTTTGTGGAGGCGTCCAGTTAAAATGCTTCTCCCTGCAAAGGCGGTAAGACCAAGCGGAACGTCGAATGTGCCTTTTGACGAGAAATACCAGGAAATGGGATTGTTTACTTGTAAGCCCAGTGCCCAACCACCTCCATAGGCAGCCACGGCAAAATGGTTGTCCAGATAGGAATAATCTCCAGGCGAATTCGAGGGCAATTCTGCATAACCTGGATCAAATGTTGCTTTCCTCCGCGATTGGTAATTGTATCCCAATACCATTCCGTATCCCAAGGATAGTCGACGATTGACATTATGACGAATGCTGTAGTTTCCGGAAAAGGAGAATTGCTGAGTGGAACCTGGGGTTTGCTCATAATACCCCAATAGACCTATACCTCCTCGAACGAATCGGCTTCTTAATCTGGATTGAAAAGCCAAAGTATTACTGTTTCCAACACTATTCGCTTGATTCAGATAGGTTAAGGCAGTGGAACCGTAGGATTGGCAACTTGATAAGGCAGCATTGAAGAAGAGGTGGTTGTTGCTTTCGGCATAGGGAAATAGGAGAGACTGTGCATGAAGATAGGGCCCGGTAAAGGCCATAAATGAAAGTATGGCAAGTCTCAAAAAGCGCATTGGTCTGTTCTGTGTAAGAATGGACTGCTGAAGGCACTTGAGGGTTGGTTTGATGGTGTAAACTTACAGGAAGCGGGTAGTTATAATTCTTGGTTAAAATCCAGACAGTCCTGCACCCATAGGTCCAAATCGTCTTCCATGTCAATCCCTTCTGGCGCTACAAATACGTAACCCTTCATTGGTCTTCCGGTAAAATCCATTTCCCGGGCACCCTCGCGGGTAAGAGCTTGCTCATATCGGTCCTTGCCAACCCGAGCCATAAAATCGTTTTTTACGATTCCTACGCACATTTTGTCCCGAACCATAAAGGTGAGCCCACCCATCATTTTCTTCTCTTCAAAGACCACTTTCTTTTCCTCCAATACAGATCGGATGCGTTCGGCAAGGTGCTCGTCAAATGCCATTTATTGTCTCTTTTTGCGGCGTGATTCTTTTTTGATTCCGTTCAGTCCTTTTTGGAACATAGATCCCAGGTTCATTCGCATAAAGGGGCCAAAGAGTTTGGAAAAAGCGTTCATTTTGCTGTCCATACTCCAAATTACTTCATAGCCTTCTTTCTTCTTATCGTTGAAGCGCATTACAGCGTGGCTCGTTCCCCATTTCTCAAATTCGAGGCGAATTTTGATCAGGTGATTTTCCTGAACCTCTTCCAGGGTCAATTTTCCTTTATCCACATTCTTGTTGGTGCTTTCCCAAGTGTACCAGGCTCCTTGTCCGGAATCAGGATCGCTGTAAGTGATTTTCTGGTTGGGATCAATGCTGTGCCAGGGGGACCACTTTTCCCAGTTTCTCAAATCATTGACTTGTCGGAAAATTCGATCTGCCGGAGCTTTAATCACAATTCTTCGTCTAATCGTAAAGGTAAAGGGTAGGGTGATCCAGTAAAATAATAGGCCCGTAACGACCATCACAGCAACGTAAATAATCTGATCCATAGAAATCAATTGGGTGAATAAGATTTTGTTATTTGTTCCACTGTGCACGTTCGATAATCCGATTCAGCACCTGAACAATTTACGAAAAGTTGATGAAAAAGCAAGAAGTGTCGAGCTATGCTATGGGCCGGAATAAGGGCCTTGTGTCAGGAATAACGGGATGTTTTAAATTCGTCGCCAGGGTGAAAAAAAATAGAGAATCAAGCAAATGACCTACAAAAAGAAGTCAAGAGTTATTGAATATGTGCGGAATGAATCCTTGAAAAACCTGGATCCTGATTGGAAAGGAAATCCATACTGTAAAGGAGTTTATTACAACGAAAACGAACGATTTCAACCTGGTTTTAAAGACATTGTAAAGTGGCAACGGAACCGTCGCCAGGCCAAGCGACTCAAGAAGCAGAACCCTTTTTCGCTCACCGTACATTCTGACACATCATTTTTGAAGAGCGATCGTGATGTACTGGTTTGGATGGGACATGCTTCCTTCTATTTGCGATTAGGTGGAGTTAGCTTTCTGATTGACCCTTGCTATTCTAAACTTCCTATGGTCAAATCATATACCCGCCCGGCCATAGGTGGAAAGTCCATCACGGATCTGGATTACATTTTGTATTCCCATGCCCATCGCGATCATTTTGATGTGCCCACCTTGCGTGATTTATTATCGGTAAATCCAGAGGTGAAATTTTTGCTTCCCATGGATATGGGAAAACTCCTGAAGCGGTACACAAGTCAGCCTTATCAAGAAGCAGGTTGGTTTCAGCAATTCGACCTCTCTGAGCTTAAGATAGCCTTTCTGCCAGCCCGCCATTGGAACAGAAGGGGATTACTGGATTTTAACGATATGCTTTGGGGTGGATATTGGCTGGAATGGAAAGCGTCCAATGGAAAAACTAAATCCATCTACTTTACGGGAGACACTGCTTATGATTCGCACTTCAAGCACATTGGACGAATTATGGGATCACCCGATATAGCACTTATGCCAGTTGGAGCTTATAATCCAGATTTTATCATGAAATCGTCACATACCAGTCCTTGGGAAGCGCTTCAGGCTTATCAAGATGTAGGCGGAAAAAGGTTTATCCCAATGCATTATGGGACTTACGACCTTAGCGATGAGCCACCCAACGAACCCATTGAAGTGGTAACCAAAGCCTTTGCGGATTCGCCCGATCAGCTCATGGTTCCAGAAATCGGTGCGCCACTATGGTTAGACGACTTATGGGCACAAGAGTAGGAGGACAACCAAAAATCACCTAAAATTGTTCTCGATTAGTTAATCACATCTCGTTTCTATGCTTGTCAAGTTTTCACACAGACCCTTGTTTCAAATGGCCGGTATTGTCCGGTTCAACTACAAGGCCATTCTCTTTTTTGTGGTTTGGTCCACGCTGTTGTACTTCATTCATACCTTAACTCATTGGAGCCCAATAATGTCGGTGGTTCCTGTGACCATCTTGGGTGGTGCCCTGGCTATTTTTCTTGGTTTTCGCAACAATTCAGCTTACGACAGATGGTGGGAAGCCCGCAAAATATGGGGTGGGGTAGTCAACATCAGCCGATCATTTGGCATGGAAGTCAACTCCTTGATTCAGTCGGAGGATAACCCGGAAGGAGTGGAAAAAATTCGAAGACGCCTGATCTACCGTCACCTGGCTTGGATTAATGCTCTGAGAATTCAATTGAGAAAACAAGATTCCTGGGATGAGTTGAAGGATCTGTTACCGGCAGAAGAGTTTGAACGACTTTCGGCCCATCGAAACAAAGCGACGCAATTGTTACATCGCCAGGGAACTGAAATAGCCGTAGCCCATCAAAAAGGATGGATCAACGATTACCAACAAATTGAGCTCAACCGGTGCCTGACCGAAATGTATGATTTACAGGGTAAGGCAGAACGAATTAAAGGAACCGTGTTCCCGTATTACTACCAGTACTTTACTCGGTTTTTTATGCGGCTATTCATCGTTCTCTTACCCATGTCGTTGATGGAGGAGATGGATTGGCAGGTTATTCCCATGAGCACCTTGATTTCCTTTGTATTCTACATCTTGGAAAAATCAGGACATGTTACTGAAGATCCCTTTGAAAACAGGGCATCGGATACACCTATGTCAGCCATTTGCACCACCATTGAAATTGATTTGAGGCAGCAGCTCGGAGAATCAGAAATTCCAGATACTATGGTTCCCGAGAAAACTCGTTTCGGTGTTCAGTTCCTTCCTTAATTGTTGCCCTGAATGAGCAATTCGTACACCTTGTTGACGAATCGTTCAAACTCCACTGGCTTTGTGAGGTAATCATTGATGCCTACTTTCCTGGCTCGTTCGATATTAAAGGGGTTGACGTTGGCCGATAGGGCCAGAATAGGAATGAATTGATCTTTTTTACGAATCGTTTCAGTGGCTTCAATTCCATCCAACATCGGCATTTGAATATCCATTAGGATGAGGTCATAGTTTTTCTCCTTGGCATATTGAATGGCCTCTTGGCCATTGGTGGCGAATTCCACATGGATCGCCAGTTTCTCGCAGAAATGCTCCAGTACGGTTCGATTCAGCTGATTGTCTTCTGCGATTAGGATTCGTTTACCGTGAATGGCATCAAACTTCACTTGCAAGTTGGTGCCGCTGACATATTCCGTTTTCAAAGAAGTTTGTCGAAAAGGAATGTCAAGGGTAAAAGTACTGCCTTGTCCTTCAATACTCTGTACTTGAATAGATCCGCCCATCAATTCAACCAATTTACGGGTAATAGTGAGTCCTAAACCCGAGCCTTGAAACTGGCGACTGGTTTGGCTCTCTACCTGGGTAAATTTGTCAAAGATGTGGGCAACCTGATCAGCTGGAATTCCGATTCCCGAGTCCTCGATACGAAACTGGAGCCAAATGGTATGAAAATCCTCCTTGATTGTGGTAACCGTCAGGCTTACTGAGCCTTTGTGGGTGAATTTCAGGGCATTGCTCAATAGATTATTCAGGCATTGACTCAGTTTGTTGGAGTCTGCCAGGATAAGATCGGGAATTTTAGCCTTGTGAAAGTTTAAATCGATTTTTTGTTGATTCGCTTTTACCCGATGCATGTGGTATAAGTCGTCCAACAGATGCTTGAGGTGGGTTAATTCCAATTGAAGGTCCACTTTGCCTGCTTCGATTCGGTTAAATTCCAGGATGTCATCAATAACCCCTAATAAGTTTTTAGAGGAAAATTTTAAGCTATCCAAGAGCTGAATATTGTGTCCCATTTGGCTTTCCATGGACAGCAAATCCGAAATTCCAACAATGGCATTGAGCGGAGTTCTTATTTCATGGCTCATTACCGAGAGAAAGTCCGATTTGGCTTCCGAGGCTTTTTCAGCCAAATCCAAGGCTTGCTTGAGCTCGAGGTTGCGGTTTTCGTTTTCAGTTATGTCAATGCAAGATCCAATGAGTTTATAGGGCAATCTATTTTTCCGCAGCAGGTGAAAATTAGTTTGGATAATACGTCGGCTTCCTTGTGGACCCGCCACCTTTAACTTGAGCTGAGTGGCAATGGATTCTCCATTGAGTAATTTTCGAATAGAACCTACCAGTTTTTCACGATCCTCTTTGGCTACCAATCGATACCACTGCCGGGTTATTTCACTGCGTTTATGCGATCGTATGTCGAACATATCGTGCATGATGCGGGAGAAATAAAACTGCTTGATCTGGTAGTCGTATTCCCAAATGCCAATTCCTCCAATGTCTACCGACAGTTTGAGTCGTTCGCTGATTGACTTGAGCATATCTCTGGATTCGACCAAATCGGTTACATCGTGTCCTCGAATAACGGCTCCAATAGCTTCTTGTCCATCGGTTGAGGGAATGGGGTGAATGGAGTATTCGGAATAGGTGTTCCGTTCTTGTTTTACAAAGGCTTGGGAGAGGTTTAGGTTTTGTCCGGTCAGGCTTTCTTCAATAACAGTAGGCCAATGAAACGGTGGATTTATCCATTGAATTTTGGAAGTAGGCGGAGAGAAATAGAGGAGTTCCTTTCGTTTTTCAGGGCGTTGCCCATAGAGCAGGAGGGTCATTTTCTCATGGATATGATTCCAGATGATATAGCGTCCTTCTTTGTCTATGGCAAAGACTTCATCTTCCGTATTATCTACAAGTGCATGGAGCTCCCGATTCGTAAAGTCTATATCCTGAATGAGTTTTTCCTTGCTCTCCACCGATCGAATCAATTCATTTTGCTGATCCTGCAAGCGATCGACCATTCGAAGGTTGGACAATGAAATTTGATAAGACGTATAAAACGCCAGGAGAAAGGAGGAAGGTACATAGCTTAGAAACAATATCTGACGGGTTTCTAAATCCACGAGGTAGCGGCCAAATAGTTGAAAATCAAAATAGAAATCAACAATGCAGTAAAAGAAGGTGAGGCTGTAGCCCAACAAAAGCGTGCCCTTGTCTTTGTGAATGTCAAAGATGAATAGGGGGAGGAATACCGCAATTAAGTAGAAAAGAAGTAACCCTGCTTCATGACCCAAACTGGTTGAGTAAAGAAAGATGTACGTGATATTGAGGAAATAGCAATAGACCTTGGCCGGCTTGTGCTTCCGCAAATAATTGAGGTAGAAAATGGGAAAAAGTGAAGTTGCTGTCACGATTTCCATGATGACCAATTCCTGTACGCCCAACCAACCATAAAGAAAAAGGTAGGGAATGGGGATTATCGCCAGAATAAAGGTGATAAAATTGAGGGATCGAATTCTACGTATATCCGTATCGGAATCCCGTTTAGGATCAACCCCAAGGTTGAGTAACCACTGATAACTATTCATTGCCCTTCTTTGCGATTATGGATCAGGATTTTTTGAAATCAGTAGACCTACATATAATGATTCTCGAACAGGTGGTTTGTATAAAATTTGGGACAACCTGAAAATCATGTACATGTATACGCATCGGGTATAGAGTTTTATAGTTAGAGTTAAGAAATTGGGAAAAGGCGCTCCGCAACAGCCTCCCAAAAGGGTATTGTCGAAAATAAGTTTTTTCCCAATCTGGGAAAGACTAAAACAGCCTCTGGTCGATGAGCTGCTTGGTTTCATCGACGAACGGTTCGTTTTGTTCGATGAATGACACATTGTCTTCGGAAGCCCGCTGCTGACGGGGGTTAGCAATTGGATGATAAACCCAGAAATATTTTATTTCTTTGCGACCCCATTTTTAATATTTGATCGGATATGAAGAAAGTTTGGATTGGTTTAGTGGTAGTTTTAATAGGAATTCAATTTATCCGTATTGATACTTCTAATCCGGAGTCGGTTTTGGAGCAGGATTTTTTGTACTCCACAAACCCTCCCAGTGAAATCGGTAATTTGATCAAAACTGCTTGTTACGACTGCCATTCTAATAATACGGTCTATCCCTGGTACGCCCAAATAGCTCCAGTGTCTTGGCTGGTTGGTCATGATATTGACGAAGGTCGTGAACACCTGAACTTTTCAGAGTATGGATCTTGGGACCCTGAAAAGAAGGAACACAAACTGGAGGAGTGTGCCGAAGAGTTGGAAGAAGGTGAAATGCCGATGGAAATCTATGTAGTGATGCATGGAGAGGCAGATTTGACTTCGGAGCAGCGTGAATCACTCATCGGATGGTTTGAGCAAGAACGTGCCAAATGGGGCAGTGGTCATTCCCACGAATAGATTAAGTCCCTATCATCAGGAAAAGAGCCCGGATTTTGAGGGCTACCCCAAATCTTAAAGAGTTGTTAAAGCCGGATTTTCATGCTGCTTTAATCCAAAATGCAGGTACTTTTGCCGCACCATGAAAGGGAAACTGATCGCTCTGTGGCTTATTACGCTTGGATTTACTTTACCTGGACTTGCTCAAAACAAGGAGCAAACACCTAAGGTTGGAGTTTCTGGAATTGTTGTCGATCCAGGAGATGTTCCTATCCCTTATGCTTCTGTAGCTCTCTTTTCAGCCGTTGATTCCACCTTAGTTACTGGAGCGGCAACCGATGTTAATGGAAAATTCATTTTGGGTTCTAAGCCCGGGAAATACTACCTAAAG is a window encoding:
- a CDS encoding type IX secretion system membrane protein PorP/SprF, which translates into the protein MRLAILSFMAFTGPYLHAQSLLFPYAESNNHLFFNAALSSCQSYGSTALTYLNQANSVGNSNTLAFQSRLRSRFVRGGIGLLGYYEQTPGSTQQFSFSGNYSIRHNVNRRLSLGYGMVLGYNYQSRRKATFDPGYAELPSNSPGDYSYLDNHFAVAAYGGGWALGLQVNNPISWYFSSKGTFDVPLGLTAFAGRSILTGRLHKHLNAVVLYQWQQMPTDSSIDTPEDINEASINLAYIDKEISLGLGYTYSHKRYYRLLYHLGYRFHPFRILYSLSIQNDLGRPAFESPSWNHQLAVQMAIFRRRHFRARFRRTPCEAFWY
- a CDS encoding YdcF family protein, with translation MKKRFRLRRILLTLLLLLIGTGSTIYFADQWVSSKAKHCYSSTDDLPKKKVGLLLGAGKYTRKGNINPYYKNRVEAAVKLYRSGKIKYLLVSGDNSSKSYDEPSTFLNDLKTRGIPESRIVLDYAGFRTLDSVERCEKVFGESDIIIISQPFHNERALFIAHHKGMNAVAYNARRVSRSQSTKTMLREKLARVKTLLDLFILQTEPKFYGKPIKIG
- the moaCB gene encoding bifunctional molybdenum cofactor biosynthesis protein MoaC/MoaB; translated protein: MVDITHKNNTLRQAVAEATVKVSDPATIAAIENRQVPKGDVFEMAKAAGLLAVKRTWEMLPDCHPLPVEYTGIRYEIQDLSIRIEMEVKTIYKTGVEVEAMHGASVVALTMYDMLKPLDKGVEIQNIRLLRKKGGKTDYKNRFQEGELKAAVIVCSDSISAGQKEDKAGKVICQKLEAANVQVDHYEVIPDEFDQIQSQVNHWYEKADLLIFTGGTGLSPRDNTPEAVKPLLDQEIPGIMETARNYGQNRMPYSMLSRGIAGLKGNCMVLTLPGSTNGAKESMDALFPALLHSFHIMGGGKH
- a CDS encoding aldo/keto reductase, with protein sequence MKKMIFRDGNALPALGLGTWKSDPGDVYAAVVEAIKAGYRHIDCAAIYGNEKEIGEALRYLFRAGWVNRKDLWITSKLWNDSHRQNQVEPALHKTLNDLQLDYLDLYLVHWPVALRENVSFPQTASDFYSLEEVPLTETWEAMQAVREKGLAKHIGVSNFSQKKLQHLIDHSDFVPEMNQVELHPFLQQNALLRFCREHQILVTGYSPLGSGDRSQNMKKPDEPRPLQHELVLEIASENDCSPAQVLIAWAIQRGTAVIPKSVNPVRIRENIAAASLQLSDAEMVLIDSLDAHHRIIDGSFWERPGNTYSMAELWDE
- a CDS encoding SRPBCC family protein, whose product is MDQIIYVAVMVVTGLLFYWITLPFTFTIRRRIVIKAPADRIFRQVNDLRNWEKWSPWHSIDPNQKITYSDPDSGQGAWYTWESTNKNVDKGKLTLEEVQENHLIKIRLEFEKWGTSHAVMRFNDKKKEGYEVIWSMDSKMNAFSKLFGPFMRMNLGSMFQKGLNGIKKESRRKKRQ
- a CDS encoding molybdenum cofactor biosynthesis protein MoaE, which encodes MKPKKIKKIFKEGAIPASFIADSIAKHQSKTGIGAHSIFLGQVRADEIDGKTVQSIEYTAYEEMAEKEVHDIRESAFEKFDLSCMHIYHSLGQVPVGEICLFVFTSSAHRGDCTEACQYLVEEIKAKAPIFGKEIFEDESHQWKVNRP
- a CDS encoding type IX secretion system membrane protein PorP/SprF, with product MKHLPLLLISLLFSLLAIGQNRVGSFFVQESQGSYLFFPQFFNPAAMNASDLKISATAVSDFSHYNQGQLAIELPSYKSRLALGMGYSGTLHDSKSGYGSYLRKEQGYLNFTLPIKIKDGILSIGARPFYAYYEEGFNLYEPHLISPHSDIFYPQDYIEEEINMDLGIYWKTENAFVGASLSRIFDNERSKELQAAGHRAYLEQRNLYITTGFFASTFNGKWKPGASLMFSSRGGSSNYTLHFNNRLFDHFLIGIGGGASLDDYFYDPISRDLWLTGYLGYEGDRIQVLLNGDYEPNKPYYHDEFYLLTSLQLSYRFLKTVSKKAVTLAKN
- a CDS encoding TfoX/Sxy family protein, with protein sequence MAFDEHLAERIRSVLEEKKVVFEEKKMMGGLTFMVRDKMCVGIVKNDFMARVGKDRYEQALTREGAREMDFTGRPMKGYVFVAPEGIDMEDDLDLWVQDCLDFNQEL